DNA from Rubripirellula lacrimiformis:
ATGGTCGATCGCAATGGGTTGGTGCGGTTCGTTGCGACCGTCATCATGTTTCATTTGGTCTGCTTCAGTTGGCTGTTGTTTCGCGCACAAAACATGTCGCAAGCAATCGAGATGAGCCGGATGATGCTGTTGGATTTTGATGGTTGGGCGGCGGTCATGTCGGGGCCGGCGACCGCACCGTTGTTTTGGTCTGCGTTTGCAATGATCTTGTTCTTCGCATTGCCCGTCACGGCGTACGAATGGTGGGTAGAACGCCGTGGGAAGATGCTAAGTTTGCTGAGTGTCCGTTGGCCCGTCCGGGCCGCCTTCTATACCTACCTGGTTTTCATGATGTGGATCTTTCCGCCACCGACCGCCAGCGTTTTTATCTATTTTCAGTTTTGATGTATGTCTGACACCACCGGAAATCCCGTGACGACGCTGCACGAATGGGCGGAGCCTCCGAAACCTCGACAAGAATGGAAGGTCGTGGTCGCGGTTCTGTTTGCATTGATTGTGTTTGAAGGCACGATTCGGAAGCTGCAAAGCAAGCTGTCGAAAGATCTGGTCCACCAGTTTGGAATTCAGCAGATCATCGACGAAGTGGCGTCGGCGGATCAACCAAGTGGTCTGTTCCTGGGGAACTCGTTGATTCGTGAAGGTATCGACTCGGATACGTTCGCAACGATGTTTCCCGACTTGCATCTTGCGAAGATTCATCCCGACGATACCAGTGTCGTCGAGTGGCGATACTTGTTTGATCGTGTCGCAGCATCCGATTTGAACGCCGGTGATTGGGTCGTGATCGGGTATGCGCAAAACCAGTTGACCGACGACGGAATTGTCCGCCCCCGTCGACTTGGGGCGTGGTATCTGAATGCCGAAAACCAGGCGGATACGCTATCCGAAGACGTCACCAGTTTTGCTGGGCGTTTCGAATTGTTCGCCGCCAAGTATCTGACATCGTTCGCCGTCGCAGAACGCATCCGATCACGGGTTTTGGCGGCGTTGGTGCCTATGTACGAGGTCACCGCCCAGCGTTTGAACCGGGTCGCAGAGTTGGAGGAATCACCGTCGCCGACCGACGGTATGCGTGCGGCCAGCTATGTGCGGTTGGAACGCCTGTTGGCGGTCGCAAAGCAGCATCGGATTGATTTGTCGGTCGTTGCGATTCCGGTTGGTGAACCGTTTCGCCTTGATCCTGGTTTGCTCGCGAAGCTGGAAAAGGCCGGGGTTCGCCATATCGATGCCCGCAGTGTCCCGGGGATCGGGCCGGATAGCTTTCCCGATGGCTATCACATGGACCCATCCGCGGCCAAGTTGTTCACCGAATTCGTTGCGCAGCAACTGCGTCAGGAGCCTTCGCCATAGTTTCCGACGCGGCAGTCCTGTTGTGAATCGAATGTGTGGTTCGACCTTAATTCGATGCGATGGCTTGCTTGTAAACGTCCACATAGGCATCGGCCATGATGTCGGCGGAATAGACTTGAGCGAACACTTCTTTCCCCTTCGCAGCCAGTGCCGCTTGCTGATCCGGGTTTAATAAAACCGCTTCGATCGAATCGGCCATTGATGCCGCGTCCAACGGGACGGCGAATCCGACACCTTGATCCACCAATCCGGTCATCGCACCCACGCGTGACATGCCGATCGGGACACCCGCGTCCATCGCTTCTAGGATCGAGATCGGTGTGCCTTCGGTGGTGGACGGTTGTAAGTAGATGTCGATAGCGGTCAGCGTCCCACGAGCCTGTTTCATAAAACCTGCCAACATCACGCGATCCTCGATTTGGTTGCGTGCGATCGCGGCTTCGATGGGTTCTCGCTGCGGCCCTTCGCCGACGATCAGCAGTTTGACATCGTGTCCGCGTTGGACCAGGGCGGCGACCGCGTCGACAATCGCCACCTGATTCTTTTCGGGGCTCAGTCGGGCGACGGTTCCCAAAATGGTTCCCGACGCAACAAAGGACTTCAGACTTTCGCTCCACGATGACCGGTCGGCCACCGGACCATGGTTGTCCATCGGGCGGATGCCGTTGCGGATGACAGTGATCGGCACAGGAGTGATGTCTCGCATTTCGTCGGATACTCCGACAACGCTGCGGTGAAATCGAAGCGACTGACGATCCAGCCATTCGTAAACTGCGATTGCCGATATCACGCGTGTCGTTGTGAATCCATGCAACGTCCGCACCAGCGGCGGCATCGGGCAACGCCACCTTTGCATTCCAAGCAAGACACTGGCCTTGTAGTCGTGAATGTGACAAACGTCGACATCATTGGCGATCAACCACGCTGCCATCTGGCGTCCGCCGCGAAGATCTAGTCCCCGTTTCAGTGAAAAGGTATGTGTCGCCAAACCTTCGTTTCGGGCGACTTCCGTGACTTCCTTGGGATCATCCCCGGGCACGCGGATGCTGCCCAAAATTGAATCGATCCCGGCGCTGCGATGGGCGCGCATCAATTCCAAGATGACTTGTTCTTTGCCGTACAAAGCACAGCTGGCGACGATATGAACGACCTTCATGACATTGGATCTTAGAGATGACTTGTCTAATTCGTCTTTGCTGCACCGACAAGACGTTCTCGTAGGACATCAATGAACGAGAACCCGCGAGCGGTGAAATACAACCACGATAAAAACATGCATTGGACAAAGCCGCGGCGAAATCCGCCTAGCCACTGATGGGCTGCCAGCGTTGAAAGCGCCAATGCAAAAATCGGATAGGCCAAAATCGCTGGCCACCACCCTGTGACCCACGGGCCGATCAAACTGAACAAAAACGCGGCTAGCAACATCAGCACAAAAATGGGGATCTTCGAAGCAAAGATTCGGCTGATGGGAGTGAAGTTTCCCTTTCCATGCCACCGCTCGCGGCGAAAGAAATGCCCCACCGTGTTGGGGTATCCCAGGTGCACCGTGACCAACTTGATTTCGTTGAACACATCCGCCCCATGCGCCCGAGCCCGTTCACAAAATTCGTGGTCCTCGCCGGTCTCAAAACGAATGTCAAATCCACCGATCCGGTCAAACAAATCTCGTGTGATCAATAAATGACCACCGTTGATGAAGGTGACCTTCTGTTGCTTTTGGAAGAGTGGGCCGAACCACACTTTGGCCACCCACGACGCGTTCGGGTCAACTGCGTAGACCGAACCGGCGACCGCAGGGTGCGAGGTGATGGATTCAATCACCGGGTCTAGGTTGTCCCGCCACGTGTCGTGCAGATAAACGTCGCCGTCGATGAAAACCAAAATGTCGCCACTGGAATGTTCGACGCCGTGATTGCGGACCGCGCTGATCGTGTATTTGTGCGGCAGTGTCAGTAGCGTCACTCCGTGCTGCACCGCGATATCGGGGGTCGAATCGGTCGATGCATTGTCGACCACGATGATCTCGTAATCTTCCCCCGCCATCTGCGCATGGATCGATTGCAGACACCGACCGATGTACCGATCTTCGTTGAATGCCGGGATGACAAACGAGAATTTCATGGAGAACGACGCCAGTGGGCGACCGCTGAATGCGGGGTGGTCGGATGAGACAATCGGAAACGTCCGTATACCGATGGAGACTAGTTTGAACGCAATCAGGGATCAACCGTACAGGATCCAGACCGGAGCCATGGTTGTCTGGATCCCATTGTCCGTGGACCAACCCCAGGCCAGACCCGCCCAGCGGTTATCATGTCGGATACCCGCAGGTACGCTGCCCCGTCCGAATGTCAGGAACGACCTGGCAGGATTGAAATCGAGCATCTAGGCGTCGGCCAGTTCCCCGCCACTTCCCCTTTTTTTCCAACCGGAGTCTAGCCAGTGATTCGACTTGCACTGCTATGGATCGTCGCCATGGGCATGACCCGTGGCGTCTACGCTGAACGACCCAATGTCGTTTTCTTTCTAGTGGACGACTTGGGCTGGGCTGATTTGGCTTGCTACGGCAGCGATTTTCATGAAACCCCCCACATCGATGCATTGGCTCAGTCGGGCATGAAATTCACGCAGGCCTATGCCGCGTGTCCGGTGTGTTCACCCACGCGAGCCAGCTTGTTGACCGGACGCCACCCAGTCCGGGTCGACATCACCGATTGGATTCCAGGGTCGCGTGCGAATGCCGAATCTAAGCCGCGATTTCAGCATGTCGATGATCGCAATGGATTGGCCCTCGACGAAGTCACCTTGGCCGAATATCTGAAGCAACAGGGCGACTATCAAACGTTCTTTCTTGGCAAGTGGCACCTCGGCGGCGAAGGCTACTTGCCGACGGACCAGGGATTTGATGTCAACATTGGTGGTGGTCACGTTGGATCACCGCCGGGGGGATACTACGCGCCCTGGACGAACCCCTATCTAAAAGCAAAGGCCGACGGCGAATACCTGACCGAACGATTGACCGACGAAGCGATCGATTTGATCGAAGACGCCGATCGTCAGCGGCCCTTCTTTATGTTGATGAGCTATTACAACGTTCACACGCCGATCCAGGCCGACAAACGTAGCGTCGATCACTACCAAGAAATTGCCAAAGAACGCTTCTCCACCGAAGTGGAACCGATCCATGAACGGGATGCCATCAGTCGATCACGACAGGACAACCCGCAGTTTGCATCCATGGTCGGCGCGGTGGACCTAAGTGTGG
Protein-coding regions in this window:
- a CDS encoding glycosyltransferase family 4 protein, coding for MKVVHIVASCALYGKEQVILELMRAHRSAGIDSILGSIRVPGDDPKEVTEVARNEGLATHTFSLKRGLDLRGGRQMAAWLIANDVDVCHIHDYKASVLLGMQRWRCPMPPLVRTLHGFTTTRVISAIAVYEWLDRQSLRFHRSVVGVSDEMRDITPVPITVIRNGIRPMDNHGPVADRSSWSESLKSFVASGTILGTVARLSPEKNQVAIVDAVAALVQRGHDVKLLIVGEGPQREPIEAAIARNQIEDRVMLAGFMKQARGTLTAIDIYLQPSTTEGTPISILEAMDAGVPIGMSRVGAMTGLVDQGVGFAVPLDAASMADSIEAVLLNPDQQAALAAKGKEVFAQVYSADIMADAYVDVYKQAIASN
- a CDS encoding glycosyltransferase, which translates into the protein MKFSFVIPAFNEDRYIGRCLQSIHAQMAGEDYEIIVVDNASTDSTPDIAVQHGVTLLTLPHKYTISAVRNHGVEHSSGDILVFIDGDVYLHDTWRDNLDPVIESITSHPAVAGSVYAVDPNASWVAKVWFGPLFQKQQKVTFINGGHLLITRDLFDRIGGFDIRFETGEDHEFCERARAHGADVFNEIKLVTVHLGYPNTVGHFFRRERWHGKGNFTPISRIFASKIPIFVLMLLAAFLFSLIGPWVTGWWPAILAYPIFALALSTLAAHQWLGGFRRGFVQCMFLSWLYFTARGFSFIDVLRERLVGAAKTN
- a CDS encoding sulfatase — encoded protein: MIRLALLWIVAMGMTRGVYAERPNVVFFLVDDLGWADLACYGSDFHETPHIDALAQSGMKFTQAYAACPVCSPTRASLLTGRHPVRVDITDWIPGSRANAESKPRFQHVDDRNGLALDEVTLAEYLKQQGDYQTFFLGKWHLGGEGYLPTDQGFDVNIGGGHVGSPPGGYYAPWTNPYLKAKADGEYLTERLTDEAIDLIEDADRQRPFFMLMSYYNVHTPIQADKRSVDHYQEIAKERFSTEVEPIHERDAISRSRQDNPQFASMVGAVDLSVGRILQFLEKSNLQENTIIVFFSDNGGLCTLPPRKPKRNGRRTAAEKFVGGPTSNLPLRSGKGWLYEGGVREPMIMRVPGVTRPGSISDQLVVSTDVFPTLVDLVGLPMAPKLHADGVSIQPALKGIAMDPRKLYWHYPHYHGSGWKPGASIRDGDWKLIEFYETGTSELYRISEDIGETNNLADAHPEIRDRLKTQLRDWQVELNAKMPIER